The genomic DNA ATCCTTCGCCTTGGCATGGCAGGACTTCTCTTCCGCTGGGAATAAAGTCAGAGTCGCTATAGAAGATCTGATAGAAGAACTTAGTCCTGGCCTGAATGGAAAGCTTCACAACAAGCTTGAAGCGTTCAAGAAAGTAAATCCGGAAGTCGCCGACATGCTTATGGCTGTCAAGTGGATTGGGAATGCTGGAAGTCATACTTCTGATCTGAAAGAATGTGACCTGGCTGTGGCATATCAGGTTATGGAGGAGGTGCTTAGGAAACTGTATGGTAGAGATCAGCTCCTTAAGGCCATTGTCGGCAAGATAAACTTAGACAAGAAGCCCATCAGATAAAAGGGAGCACTTAACCAGAGCCTGCAGCGGATTGCCGAAAAGCTGCGCTTTTCGGTGCTCTCCCTTCGGTCGGCAACCGCTGACGCTTGGCGTTAACGCTTTCAATCGA from Deltaproteobacteria bacterium includes the following:
- a CDS encoding DUF4145 domain-containing protein, whose translation is SFALAWQDFSSAGNKVRVAIEDLIEELSPGLNGKLHNKLEAFKKVNPEVADMLMAVKWIGNAGSHTSDLKECDLAVAYQVMEEVLRKLYGRDQLLKAIVGKINLDKKPIR